The following are from one region of the Leptospira terpstrae serovar Hualin str. LT 11-33 = ATCC 700639 genome:
- a CDS encoding methylenetetrahydrofolate reductase — protein sequence MTKILLEVVPRDIDTLLSEVNFVKNNFSQISGINIPDLLRFETRSWVAASEIKNIFPNVIPHLRAIDFDLDNCGDIIEYLQNNQVSSVVVIKGDPPTDMSKRVYPTTSIKMIKKLKKEISHLKVYAAVDQYRVGIKDEFDYIEMKKDAGADGFLTQPFFDLRLIDIFTEKLRGMEVYIGISPVVTEKSQSYWESRNRAYFPKDFKLTMDWNVQFAKEVIAYCSQNELNMYLMPIRLNLEAYLNNLFK from the coding sequence ATGACTAAAATTCTGCTAGAAGTTGTACCAAGAGATATAGATACATTATTGAGTGAAGTAAACTTTGTAAAAAATAATTTTAGTCAAATATCTGGCATTAACATTCCAGATTTGTTACGATTTGAAACTAGAAGTTGGGTTGCTGCTTCAGAGATTAAAAATATTTTTCCGAATGTAATTCCCCACTTACGGGCCATTGATTTTGATTTGGATAACTGTGGTGATATTATAGAATATTTACAAAATAACCAAGTGTCTTCTGTTGTTGTAATAAAGGGTGATCCGCCAACGGATATGTCTAAAAGAGTTTATCCAACAACTTCAATTAAAATGATTAAGAAACTAAAAAAAGAAATTAGCCACTTAAAAGTTTATGCTGCCGTTGATCAGTATCGTGTTGGGATAAAAGACGAATTTGATTATATTGAAATGAAAAAAGATGCTGGGGCCGATGGATTCCTTACTCAACCTTTTTTTGATTTAAGACTGATAGATATTTTTACTGAAAAACTTAGAGGAATGGAAGTATATATTGGAATCAGTCCCGTGGTTACTGAAAAATCACAAAGTTATTGGGAATCGAGGAATAGAGCTTACTTTCCAAAAGATTTTAAACTTACCATGGATTGGAATGTACAGTTTGCGAAAGAGGTAATTGCTTATTGCTCACAAAATGAATTAAACATGTATTTGATGCCAATTCGCCTTAATCTTGA
- a CDS encoding YdeI/OmpD-associated family protein, which produces MDKDDEIPIKSFSSQNKWKEWLKIHYSNFHKGIWLQIYKKDSGKKTITYDEALDEALCFGWIDSQKKTYDENSWLQKFTPRRPKSIWSKRNRERVISLIKEKRMQPSGLKEIETAKKDGRWDKAYDSPSKMEIPSDFLTIIAKDKPAYEFFKTLNKTNLFAIAWRLQTAKTQETREKRMNALLAMMKNQKKIH; this is translated from the coding sequence ATGGATAAAGATGACGAGATTCCCATAAAATCGTTTTCTTCTCAAAATAAATGGAAGGAATGGCTTAAGATACATTATTCCAATTTTCATAAAGGTATTTGGTTACAAATTTATAAGAAAGATTCAGGTAAAAAAACGATAACTTATGATGAGGCATTAGATGAAGCACTTTGTTTTGGCTGGATCGATAGCCAGAAAAAAACGTATGATGAAAATTCTTGGCTTCAAAAATTTACTCCACGTAGACCAAAGAGCATATGGTCAAAACGAAATAGAGAACGAGTTATTTCGCTTATCAAAGAAAAACGAATGCAACCTTCTGGATTAAAAGAAATTGAAACTGCAAAAAAAGATGGAAGATGGGATAAGGCATATGATTCTCCCAGTAAAATGGAAATTCCTTCAGATTTTTTAACTATAATAGCAAAAGACAAACCAGCATACGAATTCTTTAAAACACTGAATAAAACAAACTTATTTGCAATTGCTTGGAGACTACAAACTGCAAAAACTCAAGAGACCAGAGAAAAACGAATGAATGCTCTTCTCGCAATGATGAAGAATCAAAAAAAAATACACTAA
- a CDS encoding GyrI-like domain-containing protein has translation MNSEIVEIDQKIIIGMKLEMSLMENQTQTLWQKFIPKSKDISNRLDSNLISMAVYTSDYFQNFNPSNRFMKWAGVEVSEVFEKATLSEDLEIIKIPSGLYVRFLYHGLPSQAGPFYQRIFQEWFPRSGYRLDQRPHFEVMGDKYRNNDPSSEEMIFIPVMK, from the coding sequence ATGAATTCAGAAATAGTAGAAATTGATCAAAAAATTATTATTGGAATGAAATTAGAAATGTCTCTAATGGAGAATCAAACACAAACATTGTGGCAAAAATTTATCCCAAAATCAAAAGATATTTCAAATCGATTGGACTCCAATTTAATTTCAATGGCTGTTTATACTTCTGACTACTTTCAAAATTTTAATCCATCCAACCGATTTATGAAATGGGCAGGTGTCGAGGTGAGTGAGGTTTTTGAAAAGGCAACGTTATCCGAAGATTTGGAAATCATAAAAATTCCATCAGGTCTTTATGTTCGATTTTTGTATCATGGTTTACCAAGTCAGGCTGGTCCTTTTTACCAAAGAATTTTTCAAGAATGGTTTCCAAGGTCGGGATATAGGTTGGACCAACGACCTCATTTTGAAGTGATGGGAGACAAATACAGAAATAACGATCCGAGTTCTGAAGAAATGATTTTTATTCCTGTAATGAAGTAA
- a CDS encoding AraC family transcriptional regulator, translated as MQKILNEIAELCSSATTEPTKTGLPRVLMIQGEVPTHQLAAVYEPLIGLVVQGGKTISIGTQVVHLEGPSYFVIPTEMPATGYVRQAANGRPYLSVALQLDQKVLLDLLKDTPNTVDGKNNHNEFSSCPATAPFLEVWLRMLRLMKTPEHIAALAPLYEKEILYHVLIGPEGWRLRQLFHSHQKGSSIHQAIQWVRQNFTNTFEIDQLANRACMGITTFHRQFKSITGLSPIQFQKQLRLLEARKLLTYSGYSVTDAALDVGYESVSQFNREYSRFFGASPARDAKLLKEMGI; from the coding sequence GTGCAGAAAATACTGAATGAAATCGCGGAACTATGTAGTAGTGCCACAACGGAACCTACAAAAACAGGACTTCCGCGTGTGCTTATGATTCAAGGGGAAGTTCCGACACACCAACTTGCAGCCGTATATGAACCGTTAATCGGCCTTGTGGTCCAAGGTGGCAAAACAATATCGATTGGCACACAAGTTGTACATTTGGAAGGTCCGTCGTATTTTGTCATTCCAACGGAAATGCCTGCAACAGGTTATGTGAGACAAGCTGCCAATGGTCGTCCCTATTTATCAGTGGCTCTTCAGTTAGATCAAAAAGTGTTACTGGATCTATTAAAAGATACACCGAATACGGTGGATGGTAAAAATAATCATAATGAATTTTCTTCCTGTCCTGCCACAGCACCATTTTTAGAAGTTTGGTTACGAATGTTGCGGTTAATGAAAACACCAGAACATATAGCTGCTTTAGCGCCACTCTATGAAAAAGAAATTTTATATCATGTGTTGATTGGGCCGGAGGGATGGCGTCTTCGGCAATTATTTCATTCCCATCAAAAAGGATCGAGTATTCACCAAGCTATCCAATGGGTCAGGCAAAATTTTACAAATACTTTTGAAATAGATCAATTGGCAAATAGAGCTTGTATGGGAATCACAACCTTTCATAGGCAATTCAAATCCATCACAGGTTTAAGTCCCATACAATTTCAAAAACAGTTACGGCTTTTGGAAGCAAGAAAACTTTTAACCTATAGTGGCTATTCGGTGACTGATGCAGCGTTAGATGTAGGTTACGAAAGTGTATCTCAATTCAATAGGGAATACTCTCGTTTTTTTGGAGCCTCTCCCGCTCGTGATGCGAAATTACTAAAAGAAATGGGGATATAA
- a CDS encoding SDR family NAD(P)-dependent oxidoreductase, protein MKIAIVTGGSNGIGKATAMELGKRGIGVILTYNSYKDRADVVVSEIEKINPGVRAVALKLDLTKIETFEKFVEDVKGKLAEIWNRNSFDYLVNNGGVGGPMLFAELTDTYFEQILNTNYKGPIFLTQKLVSFIKNHGAIVNTSSSSSTKAFVGYSIYGSLKAALTTWSRYLANELAARKIRVNTVSPGPTHSNFGDGVFDKYPEYIKPLADQTAFGRIGLPEDIGKVIVNLLSDDFGWVTAQDVEVSGGHLL, encoded by the coding sequence ATGAAAATAGCAATCGTCACTGGCGGAAGTAACGGTATAGGGAAAGCAACAGCCATGGAGCTCGGTAAACGAGGAATAGGTGTGATCCTTACTTACAATTCCTACAAAGATCGAGCAGATGTTGTCGTAAGTGAAATTGAGAAGATAAACCCAGGAGTGCGCGCCGTTGCATTGAAGTTAGATCTTACAAAAATAGAAACTTTTGAAAAGTTTGTAGAAGATGTAAAAGGCAAACTCGCTGAAATTTGGAACCGAAACAGTTTCGACTATTTAGTAAATAACGGTGGCGTCGGTGGACCAATGCTCTTCGCAGAATTAACAGATACGTATTTTGAACAAATCCTTAATACCAATTATAAGGGACCGATCTTTCTTACCCAAAAACTTGTTAGTTTTATAAAAAATCATGGTGCAATTGTTAACACTTCTAGTTCATCCAGTACTAAGGCATTTGTTGGGTATTCCATTTACGGATCATTAAAAGCTGCTCTAACAACATGGAGTCGTTATTTAGCAAATGAATTAGCTGCTCGCAAAATCCGTGTTAATACAGTATCTCCCGGACCAACACATAGTAATTTCGGAGATGGAGTATTTGACAAATATCCTGAATACATCAAACCTTTAGCTGATCAAACTGCTTTTGGTCGTATTGGATTACCAGAAGATATAGGGAAAGTCATTGTGAATTTACTCTCTGATGATTTCGGATGGGTCACAGCTCAAGACGTTGAAGTATCAGGTGGACATTTGCTTTAA
- a CDS encoding dihydrofolate reductase family protein, with protein sequence MRKLIMWNVITQEGFFEGTKNWDLSFHGLVWGKELEEFSLVQLRSADMLVFGSTTYKGMADYWTNAKEEEGEVAKFMNTIPKVVCSSTLVTADWNNTAIVKDAVSEIYKLKKDGNGNMFVFGSGKLSESLMKAELFDEYRLCLAPVFLGNGRLLFHEGLPYQKLKLLETNPLTTGGIILRYAPIGKE encoded by the coding sequence ATGAGAAAATTGATTATGTGGAATGTGATCACCCAAGAAGGTTTTTTTGAGGGTACAAAAAACTGGGACTTGAGTTTTCATGGCCTTGTTTGGGGCAAAGAGCTGGAAGAATTCAGCCTCGTTCAATTGAGATCTGCCGACATGCTTGTCTTTGGTTCGACTACATACAAAGGTATGGCTGATTACTGGACTAATGCAAAAGAAGAGGAAGGCGAAGTCGCCAAATTCATGAACACAATCCCCAAAGTGGTATGTTCCTCAACCCTTGTTACAGCCGATTGGAATAATACTGCCATTGTAAAAGATGCTGTATCAGAAATTTATAAATTAAAAAAGGATGGCAATGGCAATATGTTCGTGTTTGGGAGTGGTAAGCTTTCTGAGTCTTTGATGAAAGCAGAGTTATTTGATGAGTATCGTCTGTGCCTGGCTCCCGTTTTTTTAGGAAATGGTAGACTTCTGTTTCACGAGGGACTTCCTTATCAAAAACTCAAACTATTGGAAACAAACCCTCTCACTACTGGTGGTATCATCCTTCGTTATGCACCAATAGGAAAAGAATAA
- a CDS encoding DUF1579 domain-containing protein — MTTNKFEQSLENGPHNQLQKLIGLWSGKTKTWFEKDVLADESDAQASITSLLEGRFISIDYHSSLDGKPFVGKMIVGFDIPYQKFTSSWIDSFHMGSQIMLSSGISTEKGFSVTGSYGNPEYGEKLWGWRTEFQFISESEFSLTAYNISPEGEDAKATETFYKRVS; from the coding sequence ATGACAACAAACAAATTCGAACAGTCCCTAGAGAATGGCCCACACAACCAACTACAAAAACTCATCGGCCTTTGGAGTGGAAAAACCAAAACCTGGTTTGAAAAAGATGTTCTAGCAGATGAATCAGATGCACAAGCATCTATCACTAGTTTGTTGGAAGGGAGATTTATTTCTATCGATTATCATAGTAGTTTGGATGGAAAACCTTTTGTAGGAAAGATGATTGTAGGTTTTGACATTCCCTATCAAAAATTTACAAGCTCCTGGATCGATAGTTTTCATATGGGATCTCAAATTATGTTGTCTAGTGGAATATCCACGGAAAAAGGATTTTCTGTGACAGGCTCTTATGGAAACCCAGAGTATGGCGAAAAACTCTGGGGTTGGCGAACAGAATTTCAATTTATCAGTGAATCTGAATTTTCCCTGACTGCCTATAACATTTCTCCAGAAGGAGAAGATGCCAAGGCAACGGAAACTTTCTATAAAAGAGTTAGTTAG
- a CDS encoding OmpP1/FadL family transporter, producing the protein MNKQKNRIYTFSWTFVVFLSFLGTRLEAIDGLTRNAFNARYEGLAGTNTALGGSAIDVALNPANLSLKKGKLLEFGATNSTIFTRYQDRFLDTNPQYVYSNDKKSAINAPAPYIAFKTQVTENLHYGIAFYVSGGAKGGVDKITRNTPTGQTLNDWGGLNLPAGIGDNPQVKESNSNEFAIARLVNGISYDFGKLSVGISIEGLYGYQRLNQKYYDLTGTIEVPGTGSYYESSKKAFALGGIFGLNYKVNDWLRIAYSYQAHASIPMNGHYTVGINNPAYYRTTGVSYFFNMPEKHSLGFAFGAENLKVGLDFVYTNYGSYLRKVTQKLEDPWLATPIGNVQAGDAQLNFRDQFAALIGLEHKVSESWIYRLGYSYNTLPIKSNGLGGSTGGFFSLHHVVAAGFSYLFDKWSIDFGISYNGPRNKITGAKGTDWDLSHYIRTGPTSFNGLGYSYNAESSFVNVTLGASRSFD; encoded by the coding sequence ATGAACAAACAAAAAAATAGAATCTACACCTTTTCCTGGACCTTTGTGGTATTTCTTAGTTTTCTAGGAACTCGCTTAGAAGCCATTGACGGCCTTACTAGAAATGCATTTAACGCACGTTACGAGGGACTTGCTGGAACCAATACAGCATTAGGTGGTTCGGCGATTGATGTGGCCCTCAATCCCGCAAACCTTTCCTTAAAAAAAGGCAAACTCTTAGAATTTGGAGCCACGAATTCAACAATTTTCACAAGATACCAAGATCGTTTTTTAGATACTAATCCTCAGTATGTTTATTCAAACGATAAAAAATCGGCCATCAATGCGCCTGCACCTTACATCGCATTTAAAACCCAAGTCACGGAAAACTTACATTACGGGATAGCTTTTTATGTTTCAGGTGGTGCCAAAGGAGGTGTCGATAAAATTACTCGAAATACTCCCACAGGACAGACGTTAAATGATTGGGGTGGTTTGAATCTACCTGCTGGGATCGGAGACAATCCTCAGGTCAAAGAATCCAATTCAAATGAGTTTGCCATTGCCAGATTAGTCAATGGAATCTCTTATGATTTTGGTAAACTTTCTGTTGGTATCAGTATTGAAGGATTGTATGGATACCAAAGATTGAACCAAAAGTATTATGATTTAACAGGAACGATAGAAGTTCCTGGAACCGGATCTTATTATGAAAGTAGTAAAAAAGCCTTTGCCCTAGGGGGAATTTTCGGATTAAACTATAAAGTAAACGATTGGTTACGAATTGCCTATTCTTACCAAGCGCACGCCTCTATACCAATGAACGGACATTATACGGTGGGAATTAACAATCCTGCTTATTACAGAACGACAGGTGTTTCCTATTTTTTCAATATGCCAGAAAAACATTCCTTGGGTTTTGCCTTCGGTGCTGAAAATTTAAAAGTTGGATTGGATTTTGTTTACACAAATTACGGATCATACTTAAGAAAAGTAACACAGAAGCTAGAAGACCCTTGGCTTGCTACACCCATTGGCAACGTGCAAGCAGGGGATGCGCAGTTGAATTTCAGAGACCAGTTTGCGGCTCTCATTGGACTGGAACACAAAGTATCAGAAAGTTGGATTTACCGATTGGGGTATAGTTACAATACCCTTCCTATCAAGAGCAATGGATTAGGCGGATCAACAGGAGGATTCTTTTCCTTACACCATGTAGTTGCTGCTGGATTTAGTTATCTCTTTGATAAATGGAGTATTGATTTTGGGATTAGCTACAACGGTCCAAGAAACAAAATCACTGGTGCCAAAGGAACAGATTGGGATTTATCCCACTACATTCGCACTGGCCCCACTTCTTTTAATGGTTTAGGATATAGTTACAATGCCGAATCTTCATTCGTAAATGTAACCTTAGGTGCTAGTCGATCATTTGATTGA
- a CDS encoding TetR/AcrR family transcriptional regulator has product MSKGEDTKSLILEKAVQVASVQGLQGLTIGTLADELGMSKSGLFGKFASKENLQIEVLRVGSELFRRNVVYPALKTKPGLQRLKTAFQMWLTWANTSELPGGCLFLSSSSEFDDRPGIVRDHLKKTQLSWQKTLKQFVQDAKDTLELDENTNVDKMVQEIWGLILGFHFYNRLLEDKNCEKRTKQSFNELIKRFQNED; this is encoded by the coding sequence ATGAGCAAAGGTGAGGATACAAAATCATTGATTTTGGAAAAAGCAGTCCAAGTGGCAAGTGTCCAAGGTTTACAAGGACTCACCATTGGAACCTTAGCCGATGAGTTGGGCATGTCCAAAAGTGGCCTCTTTGGCAAATTTGCTTCCAAAGAAAACCTTCAAATCGAAGTGCTCAGAGTCGGAAGTGAACTCTTTCGACGAAATGTAGTTTATCCAGCTCTAAAAACAAAACCTGGATTACAAAGACTCAAAACAGCCTTTCAGATGTGGTTGACCTGGGCTAATACATCTGAATTACCCGGTGGTTGTTTGTTTTTATCTTCTAGTTCTGAATTTGATGATAGACCTGGCATCGTCAGAGACCATTTGAAAAAAACACAACTCAGTTGGCAAAAGACTCTAAAACAATTTGTCCAAGATGCAAAAGATACTTTAGAGTTAGATGAGAACACAAACGTCGATAAGATGGTGCAAGAAATTTGGGGACTCATCTTAGGCTTTCATTTTTACAACAGACTTTTAGAAGACAAAAATTGCGAAAAAAGAACCAAACAAAGTTTTAACGAATTAATCAAACGATTTCAAAATGAAGATTAG
- a CDS encoding alpha/beta hydrolase, with translation MNTNSTIVRTLNRTYPIPMEEKWAFARRKPMFFGYVAAQYFLSTQKQKPSRKELDVLALAEQKEFQENEHRIQYFHWKGKGETVLLVHGWNGNTGNFARIVPALLEDGYNVIGIDLPGHGYSSGRYSNIVLSAKMVRRLVSDIGNPNFIITHSFGGAVATVAQELGVNASKLVYIAPPLRLEILRKSFSDYYQLTEVEQESMRSVLERKVKQPLSSLDLEAAGPKFNNSLLVIHDEDDVEIPFSMGLAVSKAWKNSKLVPTKGLGHKMILRTESVKEEILNFLKEG, from the coding sequence ATGAATACAAATAGCACGATCGTTCGTACTTTAAATAGAACCTACCCCATCCCTATGGAAGAAAAATGGGCCTTTGCCAGAAGAAAACCTATGTTTTTTGGTTATGTGGCTGCCCAATATTTTTTATCTACCCAGAAACAAAAACCATCTCGTAAAGAATTAGATGTGTTGGCATTGGCAGAACAAAAGGAATTCCAAGAGAACGAACACCGCATTCAATACTTTCATTGGAAAGGAAAAGGAGAAACCGTTCTTCTGGTTCACGGTTGGAATGGAAACACTGGCAATTTTGCAAGGATAGTCCCTGCACTTTTAGAAGACGGTTATAATGTGATCGGCATTGATTTGCCTGGTCATGGGTATTCTTCTGGAAGGTATTCCAATATTGTTCTTTCAGCAAAGATGGTAAGAAGACTTGTTTCCGATATAGGTAATCCAAATTTTATCATTACACACTCTTTTGGTGGGGCTGTGGCAACCGTAGCACAAGAATTAGGTGTAAATGCGAGTAAGTTAGTTTATATCGCACCACCCTTACGATTAGAAATTTTAAGAAAGAGTTTTAGTGATTATTACCAACTGACTGAAGTAGAACAAGAATCTATGCGTTCAGTTTTAGAGCGAAAGGTAAAACAACCTTTAAGCAGTTTGGATTTGGAAGCAGCTGGCCCTAAATTCAACAACTCACTTCTAGTCATTCATGATGAGGATGATGTAGAAATTCCGTTTTCGATGGGCCTTGCGGTTTCTAAGGCTTGGAAAAATTCCAAATTAGTGCCAACCAAAGGACTCGGTCACAAAATGATTTTGCGAACCGAGAGTGTTAAGGAAGAAATCTTAAACTTTTTAAAAGAGGGTTAA
- a CDS encoding methyl-accepting chemotaxis protein — protein sequence MLTIADLWKQGKIIINRIRFGLVLLFLLAMIGAKDEFQPKMFVIHMVGTCTMGFYCAIAYILERKTNPPTWFHKSLILLDTLVLGGTIIMDCTLSLKEAQAALANAVVYFIFFFNAIYSGFLGDRKFVLLNSFIGAMTSAIALYCAVNIAGIKLSVDPELSRQLGYVGLAGEVMKPIFIMIAGYIVSLLVQLLTKISSLAQIKADEAELLLDQTKERNKISANAAVKLESSITNFSNFVSQTSLKLESQAASLEEITAVISELSSSFESNGSSIEEQNNKVQGMVSDTEVLKETVDQILVQSERLVEIAEINKKESMSVTEVADQTANHLESIQSSFDQVNEINNIVAEIGEKTNLLALNASIEAARAGDVGKGFAVVANEVSKLAEFTKNNVKRISIVVKSSKEIIANARNASKETGELAKSQIDRLNQTLFEIQDMNRLYIEQRNTLSAILLELGQIRELSKQISESTKEQLLGQKEASKGIVQLEMEVNEISRASKDLEEHIEMIKSEANKLASMSQS from the coding sequence GTGTTAACAATTGCTGATCTTTGGAAACAAGGGAAAATCATAATCAACAGAATCAGATTTGGATTGGTTCTTTTATTTCTCCTGGCTATGATCGGTGCCAAGGACGAGTTCCAACCAAAGATGTTTGTGATCCACATGGTGGGAACTTGCACTATGGGTTTCTATTGTGCGATTGCTTATATCTTAGAAAGAAAAACAAACCCACCCACTTGGTTTCACAAGTCATTGATCTTACTTGATACATTGGTTCTTGGCGGAACCATCATCATGGACTGTACTTTAAGCTTAAAAGAAGCACAAGCGGCCCTTGCGAATGCTGTTGTTTATTTTATCTTTTTCTTCAACGCAATTTATTCAGGATTTTTAGGTGATCGAAAATTTGTTTTGTTAAATTCATTCATCGGTGCGATGACTTCGGCAATTGCTCTCTATTGTGCCGTCAACATTGCTGGAATCAAACTGTCAGTTGATCCAGAATTATCACGTCAGTTGGGGTATGTAGGTTTAGCTGGTGAAGTGATGAAACCAATTTTTATTATGATCGCAGGCTACATTGTGAGTTTGCTTGTTCAGCTGTTAACAAAAATTAGCTCCCTTGCCCAGATCAAAGCGGATGAAGCAGAACTTCTGTTAGACCAAACCAAAGAACGAAATAAAATATCTGCGAATGCGGCAGTAAAACTAGAAAGTTCCATCACCAACTTTAGTAACTTTGTTTCACAGACATCTTTGAAACTGGAATCACAAGCCGCGTCCTTAGAAGAAATTACCGCCGTCATTTCGGAACTTTCCAGTTCTTTTGAATCTAATGGATCTTCCATTGAAGAACAAAACAATAAAGTGCAAGGAATGGTTTCCGATACAGAAGTACTAAAAGAAACTGTAGACCAAATTCTTGTTCAAAGTGAACGCCTCGTAGAAATTGCAGAGATCAATAAAAAAGAAAGTATGTCTGTTACAGAAGTGGCTGACCAGACGGCAAACCACCTGGAATCCATTCAATCTTCGTTTGACCAAGTCAATGAAATCAATAATATAGTTGCTGAAATTGGTGAAAAGACAAACTTACTTGCGTTAAATGCTTCTATCGAAGCAGCAAGAGCTGGCGATGTTGGAAAAGGATTTGCCGTAGTTGCTAACGAAGTAAGTAAACTCGCGGAGTTTACAAAAAACAACGTAAAACGAATTTCCATAGTAGTCAAAAGTTCCAAAGAAATCATTGCAAATGCTAGAAATGCTTCCAAAGAAACGGGAGAATTGGCAAAATCTCAAATTGACAGATTGAACCAAACACTATTCGAAATCCAAGACATGAATCGTCTCTATATCGAACAAAGAAATACTTTATCTGCCATTTTGTTGGAGTTAGGACAAATTCGAGAACTCTCCAAACAAATTTCCGAATCGACCAAAGAACAATTACTGGGCCAGAAAGAAGCATCCAAAGGAATTGTCCAACTAGAAATGGAGGTCAACGAAATCAGCCGTGCCTCCAAAGATCTAGAAGAACATATTGAAATGATTAAATCGGAAGCCAATAAACTGGCTTCTATGAGCCAGAGTTAG